From the genome of Perca fluviatilis chromosome 1, GENO_Pfluv_1.0, whole genome shotgun sequence, one region includes:
- the tmem109 gene encoding transmembrane protein 109, with translation MFVHSDGRALSVLCVLSASLLLVSGEEVWESRSGIQELRTALVDLAGEGRTYLGRLAGEQTLLSVQKAFSQVLAVAAGAVSAALNVLFQNVSHILQAAGVQGVPVPRVSPDGLIFVTQWLLLALIGYWLISLVFGLVASALRRALWLLKVAVALLCFGLIVSDRSVGTDTTAIRLAGLVCACVLLGVWTGRGSAAADRTAQLEQQLKILERRLGDMERWSRTEE, from the exons ATGTTTGTCCATTCAGATGGCAGAGCTTTGAGCGTGCTGTGTGTGCTCAGCGCCTCGCTGCTGCTTGTCTCGGGGGAGGAAGTGTGGGAGAGCCGCTCCGGGATCCAGGAGCTCCGGACAGCCCTGGTCGACCTGGCCGGGGAGGGGAGGACTTACCTGGGCAGGCTGGCCGGGGAGCAGACGCTGCTCTCGGTACAGAAG GCTTTCTCTCAGGTCCTGGCAGTTGCGGCGGGAGCTGTGTCCGCGGCTCTGAACGTGCTCTTCCAGAATGTTTCACACATCCTGCAGGCTGCTGGAGTCCAAG GTGTCCCCGTCCCCAGAGTGTCCCCAGACGGCCTGATCTTTGTGACCCAGTGGCTTCTCCTGGCTCTCATTGGCTACTGGCTAATCTCCCTTGTCTTCGGATTGGTTGCCTCGGCTCTGAGGCGGGCTCTGTGGCTGCTGAAAGTGGCCGTGGCGTTGCTGTGTTTTGGCCTGATCGTGAGCGACCGCAGCGTGGGCACAGACACCACCGCCATCCGATTGGCTGGCCTGGTGTGCGCCTGCGTGCTATTGGGCGTGTGGACGGGGCGGGGCTCTGCGGCGGCTGATAGGACGGCTCAGCTGGAGCAACAGCTGAAGATCCTGGAGAGACGGCTCGGAGACATGGAGCGCTGGAGCAGGACGGAGGAGTGA